One Ictalurus furcatus strain D&B chromosome 25, Billie_1.0, whole genome shotgun sequence DNA window includes the following coding sequences:
- the LOC128601408 gene encoding cytochrome P450 2J2-like: MILHYLVEYLDLKSWLLGFFIFLLLLDAIRNKNPSNFPPGPWPLPFVGNIFTGLDFKTIDKLAEKYGEVFSLRWGSEKTVFISGHKMVKEALITQLDSFADRPVVPLFHKIFNGLGVALSNGYLWKNQRKFVITHLRHFGEGRKTLELSIQQESIILCDAFKAEQGPFNPQFFINNAVANIISALVFGHRFEYHDENFLNILRLDAEAIVLAGSDRAQLYNAFPRLFEYLPGPHQKMFANYAKIIEFLKEELRRHKEDWDPSNPRDYIDSFLLEMEKKKSDPEAGFNVETLLIAMLDMLEAGTESTATTIRWGLLFMMKYPEIQKKVQAEIDKVIGQSRQTSMANKPNMPYTEAVIHEIQRMGNIVPLGLSKMASKDTVLGGFFIPKGTTVTTNLSSVLNDKNEWETPGTFNPRHFLDDQGKFLKKDAFLPFSAGKRSCVGEQLARMELFLFFTSLLQCFTFSPGPGDELSLEGQLGFTYAPRPYCMCVTPR; encoded by the exons ATGATCTTACACTACTTAGTAGAATATCTTGATTTGAAGAGCTGGCTtttaggattttttattttcctactACTTCTTGATGCCATCAGGAACAAAAATCCATCCAATTTTCCACCAGGACCATGGCCCCTACCATTTGTGGGAAACATTTTCACTGGGCTTGACTTCAAAACAATAGACAAG CTTGCTGAGAAGTATGGAGAAGTTTTCAGCCTACGTTGGGGCAGTGAGAAAACTGTGTTTATTTCTGGACATAAAATGGTGAAGGAGGCTCTCATTACTCAGCTGGACAGCTTTGCAGACCGACCTGTTGTCCCTCTCTTTCACAAAATCTTTAACGGACTTg GTGTTGCTCTCAGTAATGGGTACCTGTGGAAAAACCAGAGGAAGTTTGTCATCACACACCTACGCCACTTTGGTGAAGGGAGGAAGACCCTAGAGCTGAGTATCCAGCAGGAGAGCATAATTCTGTGTGATGCTTTCAAAGCAGAACAGG GTCCTTTTAATCCCCAGTTTTTCATCAACAATGCAGTCGCAAACATCATCTCTGCACTAGTTTTTGGTCATCGCTTTGAATACCACGATGAGAATTTCCTGAATATCTTGCGTTTGGATGCTGAAGCCATTGTTTTGGCAGGTTCTGACCGAGCTCAG CTGTATAATGCCTTCCCTCGCCTCTTTGAATACCTTCCTGGTCCGCATCAGAAGATGTTTGCCAACTACGCAAAAATAATAGAGTTCTTAAAAGAAGAACTAAGAAGACACAAGGAGGACTGGGATCCCTCAAATCCTCGGGATTACATCGACAGTTTCCTTCTAGAAATGGAAAag aaaaagagTGATCCTGAAGCTGGATTTAATGTCGAGACGTTATTGATTGCAATGCTGGATATGCTTGAAGCAGGGACAGAAAGCACAGCCACTACAATACGCTGGGGTCTTCTCTTCATGATGAAGTATCCTGAGATACAGA AAAAGGTACAGGCAGAGATAGACAAAGTTATTGGACAGTCACGCCAGACAAGCATGGCCAACAAACCCAACATGCCCTATACTGAGGCTGTTATTCATGAGATTCAAAGGATGGGCAACATTGTGCCTCTGGGTTTATCCAAGATGGCTTCTAAAGATACTGTACTGGGTGGATTCTTCATACCAAAG GGCACAACTGTGACTACAAACCTATCGTCTGTGCTTAATGACAAGAACGAGTGGGAAACACCAGGCACGTTTAACCCAAGACACTTTCTGGATGATCAAGGCAAGTTCCTGAAGAAGGATGCTTTCCTTCCCTTTTCAGCAG GTAAGAGATCATGTGTGGGGGAGCAGCTGGCTCGTATGGAGCTCTTCCTGTTTTTCACCTCTCTGTTGCAGTGCTTTACATTCTCCCCTGGTCCTGGAGACGAGCTCAGCTTGGAAGGCCAGCTGGGCTTCACATATGCACCCAGACCTTACTGCATGTGTGTCACCCCACGCTAA
- the LOC128601409 gene encoding cytochrome P450 2J2-like: protein MILHYLEEYLDFKSWLLGFFLFLLLLDIIRNKNPSNFPPGPWPLPFVGNIFTGLDFKTIDKLAEKYGDVFSLRWGSEKTVFVSGHKMVKEALITQLDSFVDRPVVPLVHKLFNGLGVALSIGYLWKNQRKFIITHLRHFGEGKKTLELSIQQENIFLCDAFKAEQGLFDPQFFLNNAVSNIISALVFGHRFEYHDENFQNILRLDAEAIFLAGSARSQLYNAFPRLFEYLPGPHQKIFANYAKIVEFLKEEIRKHKEDWDPSNPQDYIDSFLLEMEKKKSDPEAVFNIEMLLAAMVDMFEAGIETTATTIRWGLLFMMKYPEIQKKVQAEIDKVIGQSRQASMVDKPNMPYTEAVIHEIQRMGNIVPLGLPKMASKDTVLGGFFIPKGTTVTTNLSSVLNDKNEWETPDTFNPGHFLDDQGQFLKKDAFLPFSAGKRSCLGEQLARMELFLFFTSLLQCFTFSPGPGDGLSLEGQLGLTYAPRPYSMCVTPR, encoded by the exons ATGATATTACACTACTTAGAGGAATATCTTGATTTTAAGAGCTGGCTTTTaggattttttcttttcctactACTTCTTGATATCATCAGGAACAAAAATCCATCCAATTTTCCACCAGGACCATGGCCCCTACCTTTTGTGGGAAACATTTTCACTGGGCTTGACTTTAAAACAATAGACAAG CTTGCTGAGAAGTATGGAGATGTTTTCAGCTTGCGTTGGGGCAGTGAGAAAACTGTGTTTGTCTCTGGACATAAAATGGTGAAGGAGGCTCTCATTACTCAGCTAGACAGCTTTGTAGACCGACCTGTTGTCCCTCTCGTTCACAAACTCTTTAATGGACTTG GTGTTGCTCTCAGTATTGGGTACCTGTGGAAAAACCAGAGGAAGTTTATCATCACACACCTACGCCACTTTGGTGAAGGGAAGAAGACCCTAGAGCTGAGTATCCAGCAGGAGAACATCTTTCTGTGTGATGCTTTCAAAGCAGAACAGG GTCTTTTTGATCCCCAGTTTTTCCTCAACAACGCAGTCTCAAACATCATCTCCGCACTAGTTTTCGGTCATCGCTTTGAATACCATGATGAGAATTTCCAGAATATCTTGCGTTTGGATGCTGAAGCTATCTTTCTGGCAGGTTCTGCCCGATCTCAG CTGTATAATGCCTTCCCTCGCCTCTTTGAATACCTTCCTGGTCCGCATCAGAAGATTTTTGCCAACTACGCAAAAATAGTAGAGTTCctaaaagaagaaataagaaaacaCAAGGAGGACTGGGATCCCTCAAATCCTCAGGATTACATCGACAGTTTCCTTCTAGAAATGGAAAag aaaaagagTGATCCTGAAGCTGTATTTAATATTGAGATGTTATTGGCTGCAATGGTGGACATGTTTGAAGCAGGGATAGAAACCACAGCCACTACAATACGCTGGGGTCTTCTCTTCATGATGAAGTACCCTGAGATACAGA AAAAGGTACAGGCAGAGATAGACAAAGTGATTGGACAGTCACGCCAGGCCAGCATGGTCGACAAACCCAACATGCCCTACACTGAAGCTGTTATTCATGAGATTCAAAGGATGGGCAACATTGTTCCTCTTGGTTTACCCAAGATGGCTTCTAAAGATACTGTACTGGGTGGATTCTTCATACCAAAG GGCACAACTGTGACTACAAACCTATCGTCTGTGCTTAATGACAAGAACGAGTGGGAAACACCAGACACGTTTAACCCAGGACACTTTCTGGATGATCAAGGCCAGTTCCTGAAGAAGGATGCTTTCCTTCCCTTTTCAGCAG GTAAGAGATCATGTCTGGGGGAGCAGCTGGCTCGTATGGAGCTCTTCCTGTTCTTCACCTCTCTGTTGCAGTGCTTTACCTTCTCCCCTGGTCCTGGAGACGGTCTCAGCTTGGAAGGCCAGCTGGGCTTAACATATGCACCCAGACCCTACAGCATGTGTGTCACCCCACGCTAA
- the LOC128601407 gene encoding cytochrome P450 2J2 isoform X2, translated as MVKEALITQLDSFADRPVVPLFHKLFNGLGVALSNGYLWKNQRKFIITHLRHFGEGKKTLELSIQQENIFLCDAFKAEQGLFDPQFFLNNAVSNIISALVFGHRFEYHDENFQNILRLDAEAIFLAGSARSQLYNAFPCLFEYLPGPHQKIFANYAKIIEFLKEEIRKHKEDWDPSNPRDYIDSFLLEMEKKKSDPEAGFNVEMLLAAMLDMFEAGTETTATTIRWGLLFMMKYPEIQKKVQAEINKVIGQSRQASMVDKPNMPYTEAVIHEIQRMGNIVPLGFPKMASKDTVLGGFFIPKGTTVTTNLSSVLNDKNEWETPGTFNPGHFLDDQGQFLKKDAFLPFSAGKRSCVGEQLARMELFLFFTSLLQCFTFSPGPGDDLSLEGQLGFTYAPRPYCMCVTPR; from the exons ATGGTGAAAGAGGCTCTCATTACTCAGCTAGACAGCTTTGCAGACCGACCTGTTGTCCCTCTCTTTCACAAACTCTTTAATGGACTTG GTGTTGCTCTCAGTAATGGGTACCTGTGGAAAAACCAGAGGAAGTTTATCATCACACACCTACGCCACTTTGGTGAAGGGAAGAAGACCCTAGAGCTGAGTATCCAGCAGGAGAACATCTTTCTGTGTGATGCTTTCAAAGCAGAACAGG GTCTTTTTGATCCCCAGTTTTTCCTCAACAACGCAGTCTCAAACATCATCTCCGCACTAGTTTTCGGTCATCGCTTTGAATACCATGATGAGAATTTCCAGAATATCTTGCGTTTGGATGCTGAAGCTATCTTTCTGGCAGGTTCTGCCCGATCTCAG CTGTATAATGCCTTCCCTTGCCTCTTTGAATACCTTCCTGGTCCGCATCAGAAGATTTTTGCCAACTACGCAAAAATAATAGAGTTCctaaaagaagaaataagaaaacaCAAGGAGGACTGGGATCCCTCAAATCCTCGGGATTACATTGACAGTTTCCTTCTAGAAATGGAAAAG aaaaagagTGATCCTGAAGCTGGATTTAATGTTGAGATGTTATTGGCTGCAATGCTGGACATGTTTGAAGCAGGGACAGAAACCACAGCCACTACAATACGCTGGGGTCTTCTCTTCATGATGAAGTACCCTGAGATACAGA AAAAGGTACAGGCAGAGATAAACAAAGTTATTGGACAGTCACGCCAAGCCAGCATGGTCGACAAACCCAACATGCCCTACACTGAAGCTGTTATTCATGAGATTCAAAGGATGGGCAACATTGTGCCTCTGGGTTTCCCCAAGATGGCTTCTAAAGATACTGTACTGGGTGGATTCTTCATACCAAAG GGCACAACTGTGACTACAAACCTATCGTCTGTGCTTAATGACAAGAACGAGTGGGAAACACCAGGCACGTTTAACCCAGGACACTTTCTGGATGATCAAGGCCAGTTCCTGAAGAAGGATGCTTTCCTGCCCTTTTCAGCAG GTAAGAGATCATGTGTGGGGGAGCAGCTGGCTCGTATGGAGCTCTTCCTGTTCTTCACCTCTCTGTTGCAGTGCTTTACCTTCTCCCCTGGTCCTGGAGACGATCTCAGCTTGGAAGGCCAGCTGGGATTCACATATGCACCCAGACCTTACTGCATGTGTGTCACCCCACGCTAA